A single window of Narcine bancroftii isolate sNarBan1 chromosome 1, sNarBan1.hap1, whole genome shotgun sequence DNA harbors:
- the lyve1a gene encoding lymphatic vessel endothelial hyaluronic acid receptor 1a, whose protein sequence is MARWAAFVAVVFTSVLQVLPQTPLNFEEINHTDCRFRGVFHITLQDKYRLTLLQAHEACRRLGTVLATKEQVEVAHNLGYEKCRYGWVNDGFPVIPRISPLPQCGQNKTGVLIWSQYFDKEFDAYCFRDNDAQKRNACEPLQILTTPFNTETSSSEAVPTTLSSITVVSLETVSQQDSKTMIVLQGAQTLSTVPVELTFSSSIPAADDKENAKKNEPMATWVIYILVMVLMVLVIFVVVLSCYLRKCCCISFAISEQPKEATEAEMMEKLSP, encoded by the exons ATGGCGAGGTGGGCCGCGTTTGTGGCGGTTGTCTTCACCAGTGTTCTTCAGGTGCTGCCTCAGACACCTCTCAACTTTGAGG AAATCAATCACACGGACTGCCGGTTCAGGGGGGTTTTCCACATCACCCTGCAGGATAAGTACAGACTGACCCTGTTGCAAGCACACGAGGCTTGCAGGCGCCTGGGCACGGTGCTGGCGACGAAGGAGCAGGTGGAGGTCGCCCACAACCTGGGATATGAAAAGTGCCG GTACGGTTGGGTGAACGATGGTTTTCCGGTGATTCCAAGAATATCCCCGCTGCCGCAGTGCGGACAGAACAAAACGGGGGTGCTGATCTGGAGCCAGTATTTTGACAAGGAGTTCGATGCCTACTGCTTCCGAGATAACG ATGCCCAGAAGAGGAATGCCTGTGAACCGTTACAAATTCTGACCACGCCCTTCAACACCGAAACATCATCATCGGAAGCAGTTCCCACAACCCTGTCTAGCATCACGGTGGTCAGTTTGGAGACTGTGTCCCAGCAAGATTCCAAGACAATGATTGTGCTGCAGGGAGCACAGACCCTTTCCACCGTCCCAGTCGAACTAACCTTCTCTTCATCAATACCTGCTGCTGACGATAAGGAAAACGCAAAGAAGAACGAGCCGATGGCCACCTGGGTCATCTATA TTCTGGTCATGGTCCTGATGGTGCTCGTGATCTTTGTGGTGGTACTGTCTTGCTATTTGAGAAA ATGCTGCTGCATTTCCTTTGCGATCTCTGAGCAGCCAAAGGAAGCAACTGAGGCTGAAATGATGGAGAAGCTCTCACCGTGA